AGAATATGAGAAAGATtacaaaaattacccaaataaacgcctaaattgtgctaaataacCAAAGCCCTGAATGatgtcaaaaataaaaatcttattttttttcaaaaaaaattttacatataaagCAAGAAAATATAAATCTTAACAACGGTGCATCATAAAATTTATGTTAGAgtttgaaaaaatgcaatttccaAAACATCTTAACTAGTGTGAACGGTTGAGGTGTTTTTCAAGACATagcattttgtgttttttttttttgtttgaaaaactttcctataactcATAAAAAATCACCGTTTACAAGGGCAATTACTTGTTATCGGCTTTGTCGCATGTCATCGATAAATGTCCTTTTGCTATTTGCATCTTTTGGGGATGTGTTTAATAAGCACGTTTTTTCCTTGTTCACATTTTTTGCCGTTTGTTTTCAAAAACAAGCAGttggttttgaaaataaatcgGAATTTGTGAATAAACGCCTTATTTTGGCAGATAtgatttgaaacaaaaattttacccttTATAAGAACTTCAAACTCAAGCTATTTTGGACAAACGAATCCGTTTTTCGCTATAATGCACTCAAAATGTGGAATGTATGGCATGTGAACCCAAATAAATGTCACATTATGCTTAATAAACACAGCCCCAATTAAATTCGGTCAATACAACTCAAATATCTTGTAAAAAATACTTGCGAGGAAATATAGAAAAACCAATATATAttacaagaaaaaataaatcccaACCATGTATCATTTCACTTATACCAAAATACGACTTGCTCCCATTGGTGAGCAAGGTCGTTGCCGTCTTTAGGACCAAAAGCCGCGGGAATGTCAAGaccgttggttatttaaaggtgccaatataTTAACTCGTCTTATCATATCGAGTATTATAGCCATCCAGTATCTAGGTAAGAGGTGTCCCCCGGCCTCTCCCTGAGAATTTCCTCTTGATACCGCCGATTGTTCCCGACTGTTGCTACAGCTACTCTCTATGCCTAGGTAGTATTGCACTACCCGCAAACTGTGCACACGCCTGGTAGCTCTCAACTGAGCTTCTCATAAtagcgatgaacaccacacatttttcaaaaataaaattttcaaatatattaaaaaaatatatatgtttaatAATACTTTAGGGTaagatatgtaaaaaaaatgtggACACAGAAAACAAAATCGAAAAACTCCTTAAAAACTAAGCTCTAAATAAGGCAGTGATATgagcatttaaaaaaatatttaggaaCGTCTTCATAATACTATTCGACATGAGCCGCtttcatttttttctctttaaagaATTTTGCAGTTCCGGCTTGAACTTTACCATATGCGGGAGCTACTTGCAAGTGCCTAGATATCCACTGTGGTAATTTACGACGAATATTTTCACGagcatatctttcatccaacaGATAAACACATGCATAATCTCTTATGTGTCGAACGGAGCGACCAATACATTGATTAACCGCTTTCATGCAGAGATTCTCGTAATATTCGTTGCCAGAACCAGGGCCTAAAGTCTTGTCTAAATATGCCATGCGTTCCTTTAGCTCGGGAGAATTACAATAGGGGTAGGGCAGACCCACAACAATGACACCTCGACCCAAATCATCGGCAAAGTTAAGACCTTCACTTAGTTTGGCTCCGACCACACTTAAAAGCAAAGCACCTTTTTGATGTCTAACAGCACGCGAATAATCACTTAAAACTTGATCCACATTTTGTTCAGCATTTCCAACATCACTGCGAGGTTCACGAAATATGCGCTTTTTGTTTGAGATTCTTTCGAATATACCAGTCTTCGTAAGCTGCACATAAACTGAATCCAAATAATCATAGGAGGGCACAAAGCATACAAGACCAGCGGGGACAACATTACAGAGATTTTCCAAAACACTGCACAAATCATTTAACTGgagaatatatatgaaattgaAAGCTGCTATGTTGTTAATGAGAAAAAAGCAACTTACCATTACTGTAGAAGATCTTTGAGTGAAATTAAAACACAAATTCCTGCCACTGGGACCTTTTGTTACAACAAATGGCAAGACAGCATCATCTGGCACTACATGGTCATAGAAATGCTGTCTCACACGTTCGGGACATGTGTTAAAAAGCTGCTCTGTTAACTCTGAAGTTGGCTGCATTGTGCCTCCAGCAACCACTAtctgaaaaaccaaaaaatacacaaaaaatctGAAAGATATCAAGGGAAACATGACTTACTGCTCTTGCTTCATTGATAACATCTTGAAAATGGGCACCGGGATTCAGAAGTATGTATTTAAACCCCGCTTGAGATTCGTATTTTGAAGCTGAGTTTTCACTGGTGTTGACCAGAATGCGACCATCTTCGGCTTTTTCACATAGAGCTTCTAAAAAAGCCAGCAAGGGTCTAATAGACGATGTCAGATTCACTAAAGGCTTCTTGTCTTGCTCTGTTGTTGAAGATTTCAGGTCTTCCACTTCTTCCGGCTGCCGTTTAAGCTTGGAATTCTTGGCTACCTTTTCTTCATGACTTTGTTGCAAGCGTTTTAACAAGCCCAAAGCAGCCGATTTTCCTGTAAGTGGAGCTGGAGGTTGGTTTTCATTGCAATTAGACTCTAGCGTTAGGCTTTTTGCAAAGCCCTGCAACTTTTGAGCAAGTCTAGATTTTTCACAAAACTTCAGCAACTGAAACAGGTCAATGTTGAAGAAATCCCCTTCGGACATAATCTCATAGGTGCAAAGCATACGGAAATTTGAGCTTTTCTCATTTTCATGAGATGCAGCAGCCTTTGGGGTCAACAGCTTAATTAacctttttattacaaaaatcaatttattaatAGAAAGCAAATTTGCTGAACTGAAACGTGATGCATATTTCATTTTATAAGCCACTATTTGATGCTGGGCCGATTGCAATTGCAGCAAGGTGACTTCGCAGCTGTATATATCAGATATACAATCCAGTAGATTGTGAGCTTCATCAATGATCACTATGGATCCTTGCAGGTCAATACCTGCCATTTCGCGACTACGTTTATGTAGCAGCAACTGATAGGGTAGCATgacgatttggcccatactgGTGGCCATACGAGCAGCGTAATATGGGCATGCCTCAAGCTGTTCACCTTCTTTAACCAAATCTTCTATATCTAAAACATCGGTCAAAGATATTTCGCTTAACTCCTGTATGAGACTTTGCGTTTTGAGGTGACATTTTCCCAAGGATTTTTGATTAAGCCGTGCCTTTTTCTTAACACATCTATTGGCATCACTGGAAGTGGTCTTTGCTTCTGTACTTTTAGCCATGTCTAAGCATCTCTCATTTATAAATGCTGTGTTGTTGAGTTTGCGCAACTCTTTGTGAATGCACAACTGTTGGCGCGAAGCCATGGACACACATCTCACTCTCTTTCCATAGGCAGTTCGTTTTATTTCCCTGACTACCTGAGCTAGTTGAGTG
The Stomoxys calcitrans chromosome 3, idStoCalc2.1, whole genome shotgun sequence genome window above contains:
- the LOC106084487 gene encoding ATP-dependent DNA helicase DDX11 codes for the protein MYSPQKSLPTPSEFNFPFTPYDIQQQLMQELYGVLENKLIGIFESPTGTGKSLTLTCAALKWLEDHEALVRKELLERLERVSKEVEKLEKEQSVATDWISMHSQTSQQKQELLELKEVKKLLDEYEEKLSVIKEKRKLAKQNKLMAAKHSSQTNLDSRDVTMEEPNVLLEDLQNTDEDDEMDAEVMERNNKYRDIQIFFCSRTHTQLAQVVREIKRTAYGKRVRCVSMASRQQLCIHKELRKLNNTAFINERCLDMAKSTEAKTTSSDANRCVKKKARLNQKSLGKCHLKTQSLIQELSEISLTDVLDIEDLVKEGEQLEACPYYAARMATSMGQIVMLPYQLLLHKRSREMAGIDLQGSIVIIDEAHNLLDCISDIYSCEVTLLQLQSAQHQIVAYKMKYASRFSSANLLSINKLIFVIKRLIKLLTPKAAASHENEKSSNFRMLCTYEIMSEGDFFNIDLFQLLKFCEKSRLAQKLQGFAKSLTLESNCNENQPPAPLTGKSAALGLLKRLQQSHEEKVAKNSKLKRQPEEVEDLKSSTTEQDKKPLVNLTSSIRPLLAFLEALCEKAEDGRILVNTSENSASKYESQAGFKYILLNPGAHFQDVINEARAIVVAGGTMQPTSELTEQLFNTCPERVRQHFYDHVVPDDAVLPFVVTKGPSGRNLCFNFTQRSSTVMLNDLCSVLENLCNVVPAGLVCFVPSYDYLDSVYVQLTKTGIFERISNKKRIFREPRSDVGNAEQNVDQVLSDYSRAVRHQKGALLLSVVGAKLSEGLNFADDLGRGVIVVGLPYPYCNSPELKERMAYLDKTLGPGSGNEYYENLCMKAVNQCIGRSVRHIRDYACVYLLDERYARENIRRKLPQWISRHLQVAPAYGKVQAGTAKFFKEKKMKAAHVE